The window CGACGGTGTCGGCGGCAGACGACCCCGATCCGCTGTGGGTCCAGGCCGCGAACATCATCCGCGCGCAGGTCGTCGACGGCGCCCTGCCCGCCAGCCGCCGGCTCCCCGCGGAGCGTGAGCTCTGCCTGCAGCTCGGCGTCAGCCGCGTGACCCTGCGCAAGGCCCTGCAGCAGCTGGTGGAGGAGGGTGTGCTGCGCTCGTCCCACGGGCGCGGCTGGTACGTCGCCGCCCAGCAGTCGGCGCCCGAGTGGCCCAACACCCTTGAGTCGTTCACGGAGACGGCGCGCCGCAAGGGCCTGGAGCCCACGTCGCAGGTGCTGACCGCCGTGGTGCGAGCCGCGTCCCTGGACGAGGCGGAGGAGTTCGGCGTCGTCGCCGGCACCGACATCTTCCACCTGGTCCGGGTACGCCTGCTCGACGGCGTCCCCATCGGCGTCGACGACTCGCGCGTACCGCTGTCCCTGGCAGCCGGCCTCGACGACGTCGATTTCAGCAGCTCCGCGTCGCTCCTGGCGGAGCTCGCCACCCGCGGGGTCGCGCCGGTGCAGGCCGACTCCATGATCGAGGCCCGGGGGAGCAGCGCCGAGCACGCGGCACCGCTCGGCCTAGCCGTGGGGGACCCCGTGCTGGTCATGCGCCAGACGCTCGAGGACCAGTCGGGCCGCCCGGTGCTCATCACGACGATCACCTACCGCGGCGACCGCTACCGGCTGCACACGACGTTCGCCCGGGCGAACGGACACCGGCAGGGCTGAGGCCCTTCCCGGCCGGGCTCGGCTCTGCCCGTCGCTGCCCGTTTCCGAGCACTGCCTCTCGGCACAGCCGTCTGCACCCGTGGTCTATATTGGTCTTGGTTCTGTACCTAGATGTTTCTAGTGGTTCCTCCACGCAGCGGGCGGGAGCACCCCGACAGGAAGGCTGACATGTCTGCTCGACGGATCGACTACCGCGTGGCCCGCGAAGGGCAGCCCGAAGCGCTCGTGCGGGCGGCCGCGCGCGTCGCGGACCAGCTCGCCGGCCTCAGCGGCGGTGCGCTGGACACCACCGGAGCAGGCCCCCTCTTCCTCGGCATGGGCGCCAGCTACGCCGCGGCCGCCCTGCCCGTCCGGCTGCTCGCCGCCGCGGGACTGCCCGCCCGCCGGGAGATCGCTTCCGAGGTGGTCCCCGGCGGTGTGGGGTCCGCACGCGCCGTCGTCGGCATCTCCCAGTCCGGGCGCAGCCCCGAGACCATCGCCGCCGTGAGCGCCTGGCCCGCCGAGCGGCGCTGGTCGCTGACGAACGTCGCGGGGAGCGCGCTCGCCGAGGTCGCCGGACCCCGGGCCGTCGACCTCGGCTCCGAGCCCGACAGCTACGCCTCGACCATCGGCTACACCGGCACCCTGATCGGCCTCACCATGCTCGCCCGCGCCACCTCGGGCGCGAGCGTCGACGCGGCCCACACCGAGTGGCACGGGATCAGCACGGCGGTGCGGCACCTGGAGGAAGAGGCGGCACCCGTGATCGCCGCCGTCGCCGACCTCGCCACCCACCCGGCGTCCGGGACGCCCGCGATCGCCGCCGACGTCGTCGCCTCCGGCGCCTCGCGCGCCGCCTCGGAGTCGGGCGCGCTCCTGCTCCGCGAGGTCTGCCGGATCCCGAGCTCCGCCGTAGTGACCCGCAACTACCTGCACGGCGAGATGGAGTCGGCCGGCGGCACCCTCCACGTGGTCCTCGGCGCCGACCGGGAGGTCCGGCTCGCCCGCAGCCTCGCCGCCGCCGGCCATCCCACCCTGCTCCTGACGAGTGCGGACGTCGCCGCCGAAGGCCCGCTGCACGTCGTGCGGCTGCCCGAGGCCACCGAACCCGTGCGCGTGGTCCTCGAGACCGTCCTGCTGCAGGCGCTCGCGGGTACGCTCGCGGACCTGCGCGGGGTCGCCATCGAGGACTTTGTCTTCGAGCACGACGACACCAAGGTCAGCGAGCCCGTCGGATGACGCTCGTCGTGGGCATCGACGTCGGCGGCACCAAGTCGCACCTGCGGGTCGACGACGACGGGACCACCCTCGTCGACCTCATCGTGCCGTCGGAGGGCTGGCCGGCCCGGTCGGCCAGCCGGGCGGCGCGCTGGCTCGCCCCGCACGTCGACGCCGCCGTCGCACGCGCGGCCGCAACGCATCCTGCTGGCTCTGCTGGCTCCGGCGGCACCGCCGGCCCTGTCGCTCATGTGGCCGTCGGCGCGCACGGGTGCGAGACCCCCGAGCACTGCGCCGACCTCGCCGCGCAGCTTGAGCCCGTGCTCGGCCTGCCGTGCACGGTGGTCAACGATGCCGAGCTGCTCGTCCCCGCGGCCGGGCTCGACGCCGGGATCGGCCTGATCGCGGGCACGGGCTCGGTCGCCGTCGGGCGGCAGGCGACTACCGGCGCCTACCTGTCCGCGGGTGGCTGGGGCTGGGTCCTGGGCGACGAGGGCTCGGCCTCCGCGCTGGTGCGCGAGGCCGCGCGCGCCCTCATGGTGCGCGCCGACGCGGGCGCGGCCCGCGACAACCTCGAACCACGGCTCTGCGCGTCGTTCGGGGTGAGCGACCTCGTCGAGCTCGCCGCCCGGATGAGCTGGGACGGCGGCGTCGAACGGTGGGGCGAGCACGCGCCCGTCGTCTTCCAGGCGGCCGACGCCGGCTCGTCCGTCGCCCGATCGGTGGTGACCGCGGGCGGTGCCGCGCTGGCGGAGCTTGTGGGCGGCCTCGTCTACCGCGGCGCGGCCGGGTCGACGGTGGTGGTCGCCGGGGGAGTGCTGACGGCGCAGCGCCGCCTCCGCGAGGCGTTCACGCAGGCGCTCGGCCGCCGGGCGCCAGGGTTCGACGTCGTTGTGCTGACCGAGCCGCCGGTCGCCGGGGCGGTAGTGCTCGCGCGCCGGGCGGTGGCGAAGGAGTGGGGTGCGGCGACGGAGCGGGCTGTGGCGACGGAGCGGGGCACAGTGGTGGAGCCGGGCGAGTGATGAGGGTCGTCGAGATCGTCGGCCCGCGGACCTCCCGCGTCGTCGAAGCGCCCGAGCCCGAGCCCGGACCCGGCGAGGTGCTGGTCCGCACCCTCTCCTTAGGCGTCTGCGCGTCGGAGCGACCGGTCTGGACGGGGCACGACGGCGGATCGCCGGCCCGCATCGGGCACGAGCTGTCCGGCGAGGTCGTGGGCTGGGGGAGCGACGTCTACGGCTGGCAGGTCGGGGACCGGGTCACCGGGTTCGCCCACCCGGCCTTCGCGGAGCTCGTCGCCGTGCCGAGCCGCGACCTCGAGCCCGTACCCGCGAACGTGCCGTCCTGGGCGGCGCTCGGCGAGCCGCTCGCGTGCGTCGTCGAGGCCGTGTCCCGCAGCGGGATCCGTGCGGGGGCGCGCGTCGCCGTCTTCGGGACGGGGTTCATGGGTCTCGTGGCGACCCAGGTGGTCCGCGCCGCAGGCGCGGCCGAGGTGCTCGCGCTCGACGTCGATCCCGCCCGCCTGGAGATCGCGGCCCGGGTCGGCGCGGATGCCACGTTTGTGCTGCCCGACGGCGGGAGCGGCGCCGGGAGCGGCTCCACGGGCGACCCAGCCGTCGTGCCTGCCGACCTACGGGCCTCCTGCGACGTAGTCGTCGAGTTCACCGGCACTGCCGCCGGGCTGGCGGCGGCGGGCGACCTCACCCGCGCCCACGGCACGCTCTGCGTCGGCGGCTACCACCACGACGGCCGCCGCGACCTCGACGTCGAGCTCTGGTACCGCTCGGTGACGATCGTCAACGGGTTCAGCGCGGACCGTGGCCGGCAGCGGGCCGCACTGCGGCAGGGGCTCGCGCTCATGGCCGCGCGCGAGGTCACGTTCGAGCCGCTCGTGACGCACCGGCTTGGGCTCGACGGTCTGGACGACGCCTACGAGCTCTTCCGCGAACGGCCCGCGGGCTTCGTCAAGGCGGTGCTGGAGCCCTAACTTTTTGCCGACGGCAGGGGGTAGCAATTTAGTAACACATATGGTTTTATTCCGTTCGAAGCGGGCAATGGCGCTGCCGCCTTGCCGGGCGCGGTCACGACGATCAGCGGTCAACGAGATCAAGGGAGAACTCGGATGGCAACGGAACGGATCGACTCGGCGCGGGCAGTCAGCCGGCGCGCCGTCCTCGGTGGGATCGCGGGTGCCGCGGCCGTCACGGGGCTGGGACTGCTCGGCGCGCCCCTGGCGAACGGCCCGGCCGCCCAGGGCATCCGCTCCTGGCAGTAGCAGTCGTGGCAGTAGCAGCAACACGAGCGGCG is drawn from Promicromonospora sp. Populi and contains these coding sequences:
- a CDS encoding SIS domain-containing protein — protein: MSARRIDYRVAREGQPEALVRAAARVADQLAGLSGGALDTTGAGPLFLGMGASYAAAALPVRLLAAAGLPARREIASEVVPGGVGSARAVVGISQSGRSPETIAAVSAWPAERRWSLTNVAGSALAEVAGPRAVDLGSEPDSYASTIGYTGTLIGLTMLARATSGASVDAAHTEWHGISTAVRHLEEEAAPVIAAVADLATHPASGTPAIAADVVASGASRAASESGALLLREVCRIPSSAVVTRNYLHGEMESAGGTLHVVLGADREVRLARSLAAAGHPTLLLTSADVAAEGPLHVVRLPEATEPVRVVLETVLLQALAGTLADLRGVAIEDFVFEHDDTKVSEPVG
- a CDS encoding zinc-binding dehydrogenase, whose translation is MRVVEIVGPRTSRVVEAPEPEPGPGEVLVRTLSLGVCASERPVWTGHDGGSPARIGHELSGEVVGWGSDVYGWQVGDRVTGFAHPAFAELVAVPSRDLEPVPANVPSWAALGEPLACVVEAVSRSGIRAGARVAVFGTGFMGLVATQVVRAAGAAEVLALDVDPARLEIAARVGADATFVLPDGGSGAGSGSTGDPAVVPADLRASCDVVVEFTGTAAGLAAAGDLTRAHGTLCVGGYHHDGRRDLDVELWYRSVTIVNGFSADRGRQRAALRQGLALMAAREVTFEPLVTHRLGLDGLDDAYELFRERPAGFVKAVLEP
- a CDS encoding GntR family transcriptional regulator, with product MARSTVSAADDPDPLWVQAANIIRAQVVDGALPASRRLPAERELCLQLGVSRVTLRKALQQLVEEGVLRSSHGRGWYVAAQQSAPEWPNTLESFTETARRKGLEPTSQVLTAVVRAASLDEAEEFGVVAGTDIFHLVRVRLLDGVPIGVDDSRVPLSLAAGLDDVDFSSSASLLAELATRGVAPVQADSMIEARGSSAEHAAPLGLAVGDPVLVMRQTLEDQSGRPVLITTITYRGDRYRLHTTFARANGHRQG
- a CDS encoding N-acetylglucosamine kinase; this encodes MTLVVGIDVGGTKSHLRVDDDGTTLVDLIVPSEGWPARSASRAARWLAPHVDAAVARAAATHPAGSAGSGGTAGPVAHVAVGAHGCETPEHCADLAAQLEPVLGLPCTVVNDAELLVPAAGLDAGIGLIAGTGSVAVGRQATTGAYLSAGGWGWVLGDEGSASALVREAARALMVRADAGAARDNLEPRLCASFGVSDLVELAARMSWDGGVERWGEHAPVVFQAADAGSSVARSVVTAGGAALAELVGGLVYRGAAGSTVVVAGGVLTAQRRLREAFTQALGRRAPGFDVVVLTEPPVAGAVVLARRAVAKEWGAATERAVATERGTVVEPGE